GGATACTCCACCGTTGCCCCTGTATTGGCACAGTGATGAATCTTAAATTTCCTTCCCAATTTTTCTTCCACTTCTTTAATAGTGTGACAAAAGAGCTCATATTGATGTAATGTATATTTTTTGAACTCCTCTCCCTCTTCATCTGCCACAGCAAAGTGTGTAAAAATTCCCTCTGCGTCAAGCCCTGGAAGATTGCAGGCATTGACAATTCCTTCGACTCCTGTTTTAAAATGTTCTCCCTCGCACAGATAACCAAGTCTTGACATTCCTGTATCGACCTTAATGTGAACCTTTAATTTCCCACCATAGGCAAGGGCCTGCTGATTGTACTCCAGTGCCTTAGCCTCACAAGTTACTGCCTGTGTAATATTAAAGCAAATTAAGCGATCCACTTGTTCAAGAGGAGTGTGTCCAAGAATTAAAATTGGCATTGTGATCCCATTGACACGAAGCTCCATCGCCTCATCAATGCTGCTGACAGCCAAATAATCAGCTCCTAATTCTTGAAGTTTTGTTCCCACCTGCACAGAGCCATGACCATAGGCATCGGCCTTGACCACACCGAGAAACTTTACCTCCTTTCCAATATACTCTCTAATTCTTTGATAGTTATAGGCAAGGGCATCTAAATTAATCTCTGCCCATGTTCTTCGTAATGTTGATTTCATCTTCTGCTCCCTATATTCCAAGACTTGTCTTCGTTTTTTGTGTAGCTTCTTTTAAGGTGTCCATAATCTTTACAAAGGCCTCGTGATCCTCTGGCACCTGCTTTCTCTCCCAAGCTAAAAGTGGAACTTGAAGATAGGTCTCACCGCCCCATTTCTTGCCTTCATCCTCATCCGTAAACTTCTTTAATTCCTTAAATTTCCCATTTTCCATTCCATAATAAGTATAACTAACTTCCTCTTCATTGACATAGCCCAAAAGATAATAGGTATTCTTTCCCTTCTTTGAAAATTCTAACATATCTCCTGTGCTCTCGGCCGTAGTTCCTGCAGGTCCTGTATATAATTTCTTTGCACCCTTTCCAGTATCACTGTAGACTTCCATCTGATAATCATCCGTTGCATCCTGATGTGGCACACCATAGACAACCACCAGTTCATCTCTTCCATCTCCATCAAAATCAATCAATGCTGAATAGCAAACACCACTGGCATACGAAATTTTATAGCCTTCACCACTGCCATCATCGCCAAATGTCTTCTCTGCAAGATCCCCATGAGCTGCAATCAATGACTTTAGCACTTCTGCATAAGCTTTGTTCTTTTCATCTGAATTTTTTTCAGTGCTCGAAACACTTGAACTTTCTGCCACTGTGGTCGCAGTTGTTTGCTCAGAATTACTTGCATTTGTTGTATTCGTTCCATTCGCTTTACTCTCTGTACCCTCTGTTCCCTTGCTCTCTGTACTTTTTGTGCTCTCCTCTACACTGCTCCTAGTACTTTCATCGGCGGTGCTCTCTACTTTAGCTCCCTGTTGGGTATGTTTGCATCCACTGAGGGCTGCCCCCATGACCAGTGCCCCAAAAACACCAACCATGATTTTATTTTTTCTCTTCATATCTTATCTCCTATCCATACTATAGATTTTTTAGGCCTTTCTTTATCCCCTTTAATATTTCTACGACAATGCCTCCAACAAATGGAACTCCCAAAGGACTAAGAAAAATTGCAATCAGTAGTGCTGGAATAAATAGTATAGTCGCTCGAAATTCCCATGCGATAATGGCTGCAAGTATCGCAAATCCAGCAAATAAGCCTAAAATTATCTTACTAATGCCAAGCAAAATCTCTAATGTAATAATAAGAATGTCCATCAACAATTGAACTGGAAAAAGTATACATTTTAATAAAAATTTGATCATCTCTTTATTTTATACTCTTCATTTCCAAAAGACAAGTTTTTCTATAAAAAGCATTGTTTTCTGCTATTTTTTTTCGTATCATTAACTGTAGATTTACAGTATAAAGAAAGGATTCTATTCTAAAGTTGATGAAAAAATTATTTCCTATTATCCTAACCAGTGCATTGATTGGTACAGGATGCACTCAAGCCCATACTGCATTTTCAGTTGGTAGCATCAAAGATGGCGTATATATAAACAAAACATTTAATTTGAAGTTTGAAGGAACTTCCCACAACTTTACCTATAGCACAACCGAGCAGAGCAATCACGACCTTTCCACCCAGGAGGCGGTTGCCCTGCTCAAAGAGGGAAAAACTTACACCGATATGACCTGTGCAGATGCCAAGGCCTACAATACCATCAATGTCACATTGCAAAATGCAACCATTGTCTATCCTGATGCCAATAAAAATATCGACAAAATTGTGGATGCTGCCTGTGAAAAAGCAAAGGAAACATTTCAACAATCTGCAGGAAAAGAAATCGATGTGGATAAGACGATTGTAAAAATTAATGGCGACAATGTCCCTGCCTTCACTCTGTCAGCAACTGCAGGTGAGCAGACCTTTTACTCCACCTATGCCTTTTTAGTGTCAGGTGACTATGTAGCCACCATCTCCACTGCGAATTTAGGCGAAAATCATGCTCAAGAAATTTATGATCTATTTACACCAGCAAATGAGAAAGGAAAAAACAATGAGAAAAAATAAGCTTTTTGCTGCGGCTCTTCTCCTTGGCAGTGCCATTAGCTGTTGTGCCTGCGGTAGTTCAAAATCAAATGATACCTCATCAACAACACCACCAATACAAACCACAACTGCCCCAGAGACCACCAAGGCCTCAGAGGCCAAGCCACTCTCTATTGGAAAGTTTTCTAATGACGGCATCTATACTAATGAGGCTTTTGATCTTCAGTTTGATCCGAACCCCCTACAACTCATTATGGCCAACGACGAACAGCTCTCTCAGATGAGTGGAATTTCTATTGAAAACTCTCTCACACTGGAAAATGCTCAAAAGGTTATTGATGAGGGTAAATTCTACATGGATATGGCAGCCTATAGCTCTGATGGCAATTCCACTGTCAATGTCGGCATACAAAACATAGAAAAGGTCTATGGCTCCACAACAAATATCGATCATGCTATAGAAGAATCCATGAATTCCATGAAAAAACAATTGGAATCTTCTGGTATGACCAATGTGGAAATTTCAAAGACCACAGCTACCTTTAAGGGCAAGGAAACTCCTGCTCTTCGTATCAGTGCAGAGGCCAATCACCGCAAAGTCTATGAGACTCAAGTCTTTATTATGGATGGCAATTATATGGCAACGATCACCGCCACAATGGTCAATGAAAATCACGAGCAAACATTGCTCGATGCATTTTTGAGCATCAACAAATAATTTGTCACAAAGCGTGAGCAATATTGAGTAAGAATACCAATATCGCTCACGCCTGTTTTATTCCATTTCTATTCTTCTATAAATTCTTGGATGTGAAAACTTGCACTTTCCATAGAAAGTTGTAACATCAATTTTTGAAAATAAACATCATGAATATCTCCAAGAATCACTAGCTCAAAGGTCACTGCCCGATTATCCTTTGCATATTCTAAGAGTTTCATTTGATCCATATTAAAACCATAGTCGCCAATCATACTCAAAATTGAAGACATTGCATTGGGAATGTTCGGTCTTGTGAGCACCAACTTTACCGATTTCATTTTTTCTGGAATCTTTAGTCCTTCAATCAATCTTTCAAATAATTCTGGTACCTTTTCATATAAAATACTGTATTGATACATTCGACTTGTTTCTGTCACTTTGCGAACAACCGATAAGTACTCTGCTCTTCGGTCGATTGGCACATCTGCTCCTAAATTTTCAAGCATCGACTCCTCTCGATCCGCACGATAAATTACATAATTCTTGTCTCGAATTTTAGATGCCACAACCTCTGTGGAACAATTTAACCTCTCCATAATGAGCTCTCGAATTTTTTGATCAATGCGATCGATATCCTCTCGAATTTCTGCTAATTCTCTCATCCCAACCTCCTAAAATTTCCAAAACGCAAAAAGAGAGAAAAGCCTAAGACCTTCCTCTCTCCATTAGAGCGCGAGACGGGACTCGAACCCGCGACCCCGACCTTGGCAAGGTCGTACTCCACCAACTGAGCCACTCGCGCAAATTCATACCTTCAAAACCACATATCAAACACCATCTATCCATTTCTAACCAATCCGACCTGTTGGTTAAACCCTCGACCGATTAGTAACAGTCAGCTAAGTATGTTGCCACACTTACACCTCTGCCCTATCTACCTCGTCGTCTTCAAGGGGTCTTACTACTTGCGTATGAGATATCTCATCTTGAGGGGGGCTTCACGCTTAGATGCCTTCAGCGTTTATCCCGGCCCGACTTGGCTACCCTGCGATGGGGTTGCTCCCCAACAGGTGCACCAGCGGTCAGTCCATCCCGGTCCTCTCGTACTAAGGACAGCTCCTCTCAAATATCTTACGCCCACGCCGGATAGGGACCGAACTGTCTCACGACGTTCTGAACCCAGCTCGCGTACCGCTTTAATGGGCGAACAGCCCAACCCTTGGGACCGACTTCAGCCCCAGGATGCGATGAGCCGACATCGAGGTGCCAAACCACTCCGTCGATGTGAACTCTTGGGAGTGATAAGCCTGTTATCCCCAGGGTAGCTTTTATCCGTTGAGCGATGGCAATCCCACTTTATACCACCGGATCACTAAGTCCTACTTTCGTACCTGCTCCACCCGTCGGTGTCGCAGTCAAGCTCCCTTCTGCCTTTGCACTCTTTGAATGGTTTCCGACCATTCTGAGGGAACCTTTGAGCGCCTCCGATACCCTTTCGGAGGCGACCGCCCCAGTCAAACTCCCCATCTGACAGTGTCCCCCACCCGGATCACGGGTGCAGGTTAGAAATCCAATCATACAAGGGTGGTATCCCAACAGCGGCTCTGCAAAGACTGGCGTCCTTGCTTCTTCGCCTCCCACCTATCCTGTACAGGTATAATCGAATCCCAGTATCAAACTAGAGTAAAGCTCCATGGGGTCTTTCCGTCCTGGCGCAGGTAACCAGCATCTTCACTGGTACTTCAATTTCACCGGGTGCATTGTTGAGACAGTGCTCAAATCATTACGCCTTTCGTGCGGGTCGG
This region of Lachnospiraceae bacterium oral taxon 096 genomic DNA includes:
- a CDS encoding chorismate mutase, whose product is MRELAEIREDIDRIDQKIRELIMERLNCSTEVVASKIRDKNYVIYRADREESMLENLGADVPIDRRAEYLSVVRKVTETSRMYQYSILYEKVPELFERLIEGLKIPEKMKSVKLVLTRPNIPNAMSSILSMIGDYGFNMDQMKLLEYAKDNRAVTFELVILGDIHDVYFQKLMLQLSMESASFHIQEFIEE
- the alr gene encoding alanine racemase yields the protein MKSTLRRTWAEINLDALAYNYQRIREYIGKEVKFLGVVKADAYGHGSVQVGTKLQELGADYLAVSSIDEAMELRVNGITMPILILGHTPLEQVDRLICFNITQAVTCEAKALEYNQQALAYGGKLKVHIKVDTGMSRLGYLCEGEHFKTGVEGIVNACNLPGLDAEGIFTHFAVADEEGEEFKKYTLHQYELFCHTIKEVEEKLGRKFKIHHCANTGATVEYPQTYMDMVRPGLLLYGYGEFARKLNLRPVMSVKTTVSTIKIYPAGTKISYGGIYTTDKVTRMGVIPYGYADGFMRCLSNQYRVWTNEGEAQQCGRICMDMCMVDLTGKTSVDVGSEIEIFGEHQPVEKMAEMAGTIPYEIVCAVSRRVHRIYIENHEVSYQELMLRM